One Sciurus carolinensis chromosome 10, mSciCar1.2, whole genome shotgun sequence genomic window carries:
- the Fgg gene encoding fibrinogen gamma chain isoform X2: MGLSLQPRSLILCFSNLLLFSSTCLAYVATRDNCCILDERFGSYCPTTCGIADFLSTYQNKIDKDLLTLEDTLSEVENKTTEVKELIKAIQVSYNPEEPKKPSMIESATQNSKKMVEEIMKYEALILTHDSTIRFLQEIYNSNNQKILNLKQKVTQLEAKCQEPCRDTVQIYDTTGKDCQDIANKGAKQSGLYFIKPLQAKQQFLVYCEIDGTGNGWTVLQKRLDGSVDFKKNWIQYKEGFGHLSPTGTTEFWLGNEKIHLISTQSPIPYVLRVQLEDWNGRTSTADYAMFKVGPEIDKYRLTYAYFIGGDAGNALDGFDFGDDPSDKFFTSHNGMQFSTWDNDNDKFEGNCAEQDGSGWWMNKCHAGHLNGVYYQGGTYSKASTPNGYDNGIIWATWKSRWYSMKKTTMKIIPFNRLSIGEGQQYHLGGAKQAGDV; encoded by the exons ATGGGTTTGTCCTTGCAACCCCGGAGTTTAATTCTGTGCTTCTCCAATCTGTTATTGTTCTCTTCAACGTGCCTGGCA TATGTGGCAACCAGAGACAACTGCTGCATCTTAGATGAAAGATTT GGTAGTTATTGTCCAACTACCTGCGGCATCGCAGATTTCCTGTCTACTTATCAAAACAAGATAGACAAGGACCTGCTGACTTTGGAAGACACCTTAAGTGAAGTTGAAAACAAAACGACAGAAGTCAAAGAACTCATCAAAGCAATCCAAGTCAGCTATAATCCAGAAGAGCCAAAAAAGCCAA GTATGATAGAGAGCGCCACCCAGAATTCCAAGAAAATGGTGGAAGAGATTATGAAATACGAAGCATTGATTCTAACACATGACTCGACTATTCG ATTTTTGCAGgaaatatataattcaaataatCAGAAGATCCTTAACCTGAAACAGAAAGTAACCCAGCTTGAAGCCAAGTGCCAGGAGCCTTGCAGAGACACAGTACAAATCTATGATACAACCGGGAAAG attGTCAAGACATTGCCAATAAGGGAGCCAAACAGAGTGGCCTTTACTTCATCAAGCCTCTGCAAGCTAAGCAGCAGTTCTTGGTCTACTGtgaaattgatggaactggaaatGGATGGACTGTGCTGCAGAAG AGACTTGATGGCAGTGtggatttcaagaaaaactgGATTCAGTATAAAGAAGGGTTTGGCCATCTGTCTCCTACTGGCACCACTGAGTTTTGGCTGGGAAATGAGAAGATTCACTTGATAAGCACACAATCTCCAATCCCATATGTATTAAGAGTGCAGCTGGAAGACTGGAATGGCAGAACCAG CACTGCAGACTATGCCATGTTCAAGGTGGGACCTGAAATCGACAAATACCGCCTGACCTATGCCTACTTCATTGGTGGAGATGCTGGTAATGCCCTCGATGGCTTTGATTTTGGTGATGATCCTAGTGACAAGTTCTTCACATCCCACAATGGCATGCAGTTCAGTACCTGGGACAATGACAATGATAAGTTTGAAGGCAACTGTGCTGAACAGGATGGATCTGGTTGGTGGATGAACAAGTGTCATGCTGGCCACCTCAATGGAGTTTATTACCAAG GTGGCACTTACTCAAAAGCATCTACTCCTAATGGCTATGATAATGGCATTATTTGGGCTACTTGGAAATCCCGCTGGTATTCCATGAAGAAAACCACGATGAAGATAATCCCGTTCAATAGACTCTCCATTGGAGAAGGACAGCAATACCACCTGGGGGGTGCCAAACAG gCTGGAGACGTTTAA
- the Fgg gene encoding fibrinogen gamma chain isoform X1, which produces MGLSLQPRSLILCFSNLLLFSSTCLAYVATRDNCCILDERFGSYCPTTCGIADFLSTYQNKIDKDLLTLEDTLSEVENKTTEVKELIKAIQVSYNPEEPKKPSMIESATQNSKKMVEEIMKYEALILTHDSTIRFLQEIYNSNNQKILNLKQKVTQLEAKCQEPCRDTVQIYDTTGKDCQDIANKGAKQSGLYFIKPLQAKQQFLVYCEIDGTGNGWTVLQKRLDGSVDFKKNWIQYKEGFGHLSPTGTTEFWLGNEKIHLISTQSPIPYVLRVQLEDWNGRTSTADYAMFKVGPEIDKYRLTYAYFIGGDAGNALDGFDFGDDPSDKFFTSHNGMQFSTWDNDNDKFEGNCAEQDGSGWWMNKCHAGHLNGVYYQGGTYSKASTPNGYDNGIIWATWKSRWYSMKKTTMKIIPFNRLSIGEGQQYHLGGAKQVRPEHHVEIEDD; this is translated from the exons ATGGGTTTGTCCTTGCAACCCCGGAGTTTAATTCTGTGCTTCTCCAATCTGTTATTGTTCTCTTCAACGTGCCTGGCA TATGTGGCAACCAGAGACAACTGCTGCATCTTAGATGAAAGATTT GGTAGTTATTGTCCAACTACCTGCGGCATCGCAGATTTCCTGTCTACTTATCAAAACAAGATAGACAAGGACCTGCTGACTTTGGAAGACACCTTAAGTGAAGTTGAAAACAAAACGACAGAAGTCAAAGAACTCATCAAAGCAATCCAAGTCAGCTATAATCCAGAAGAGCCAAAAAAGCCAA GTATGATAGAGAGCGCCACCCAGAATTCCAAGAAAATGGTGGAAGAGATTATGAAATACGAAGCATTGATTCTAACACATGACTCGACTATTCG ATTTTTGCAGgaaatatataattcaaataatCAGAAGATCCTTAACCTGAAACAGAAAGTAACCCAGCTTGAAGCCAAGTGCCAGGAGCCTTGCAGAGACACAGTACAAATCTATGATACAACCGGGAAAG attGTCAAGACATTGCCAATAAGGGAGCCAAACAGAGTGGCCTTTACTTCATCAAGCCTCTGCAAGCTAAGCAGCAGTTCTTGGTCTACTGtgaaattgatggaactggaaatGGATGGACTGTGCTGCAGAAG AGACTTGATGGCAGTGtggatttcaagaaaaactgGATTCAGTATAAAGAAGGGTTTGGCCATCTGTCTCCTACTGGCACCACTGAGTTTTGGCTGGGAAATGAGAAGATTCACTTGATAAGCACACAATCTCCAATCCCATATGTATTAAGAGTGCAGCTGGAAGACTGGAATGGCAGAACCAG CACTGCAGACTATGCCATGTTCAAGGTGGGACCTGAAATCGACAAATACCGCCTGACCTATGCCTACTTCATTGGTGGAGATGCTGGTAATGCCCTCGATGGCTTTGATTTTGGTGATGATCCTAGTGACAAGTTCTTCACATCCCACAATGGCATGCAGTTCAGTACCTGGGACAATGACAATGATAAGTTTGAAGGCAACTGTGCTGAACAGGATGGATCTGGTTGGTGGATGAACAAGTGTCATGCTGGCCACCTCAATGGAGTTTATTACCAAG GTGGCACTTACTCAAAAGCATCTACTCCTAATGGCTATGATAATGGCATTATTTGGGCTACTTGGAAATCCCGCTGGTATTCCATGAAGAAAACCACGATGAAGATAATCCCGTTCAATAGACTCTCCATTGGAGAAGGACAGCAATACCACCTGGGGGGTGCCAAACAGGTCAGGCCAGAACACCATGTTGAAATAGAAGATGATTAA